TGCGGCTGCTCGGTTTGTCGGCGGCGGCACTCATCCAGAATTCCCGTTGTTCGTTGCCCGGTGAGTTGGATTGCGGGAAGCTGCCGACGATCATGTCGAAATCCCGCGAACGCACGCGGTTCACGTACTGCGAGACGTCGACGCGGCGGATCACCAGATCGATGCCAAGGTCGGCGAGGTTACGCTTGAACGGCAGCAGCACCCGCTCGAATTCGGTCTGGGCCAGCAGGAATTCGATGACTACCGGTTTGCCGGTGGTGTCGACCATTTTGTCGTCGACGATCTTCCAGCCGGCCTCTTGCAGCAGTTGATAGGCCTCGCGTTGCTGCAGGCGGATCATGCCGCTGGCGTCGGTCTTGGGGTTTTCGAAGGCTTCGCTGAACACCTGCGCCGGGAGCTGGCGCCGGAACGGGTCGAGGATCGCCAGTTGATCGGCGTCCGGCAGGCCGGTGGCGGCCATTTCCGAGTTCTCGAAATAACTGCGGGTGCGCACGTAGGCGCTGTTGAACAGCTGCTTGTTGGTCCATTCGAAGTCGAGCAGCAGACCCAATGCCTGGCGCACGCGAACGTCCTGGAACACCGGACGGCGCAGGTTGAAGACGAAACCCTGCATGCCGGTCGGGTTGCCGTTGGGGATCAGTTCCTTGACCAGTCGGCCTTCGGTGACCGCCGGGATGTTGTAGGCGTTGGCCCAGTTCTTCGCGGTCATTTCCAGCCAGTAGTCGAACTGCCCGGCCTTCAGCGCTTCGAGGGCGACGGTGTTGTCGCGGAAGTAGTCGGTGGTCATCACATCGAAATTGTAGAAACCGCGATTGACCGGCAGGTCCTTGCCCCAGTAATCCTTGACCCGCTCGTAACGCACCGAGCGCCCGGCCTTCACTTCGGCGACCCTGTACGGGCCGCTGCCCAGCGGGATTTCCAGATTGCCCTTGTTGAAATCGCGACTGGCCCACCAGTGTTTCGGCAGCACCGGTAACTGGCCGAGGATCAGCGGCAGCTCGCGATTGTTGTTGTGCTTGAACTTGAACAGCACCGTGAGCGGGTCTTCGGCGACGGCTTCTTCGACATCGCTGTAGTAGCCGCGAAACATCGGCGAGCCTTCTTTCGTCAGGGTCTCGAAGCTGAACACTACGTCTTCGGCACGCACCG
This genomic window from Pseudomonas kribbensis contains:
- a CDS encoding extracellular solute-binding protein, with the protein product MNAVRTLLVQACGLLFAGLACAAPQHAVTLYNEPPKYPADFKHFDYVDPNAPKGGVFRQAGFGGFDSLNPFISKGVPADDVGQIYDTLTRHSLDEPFTEYGLIAGKIEKAPDNSWVRFYLRPEARFHDGHPVRAEDVVFSFETLTKEGSPMFRGYYSDVEEAVAEDPLTVLFKFKHNNNRELPLILGQLPVLPKHWWASRDFNKGNLEIPLGSGPYRVAEVKAGRSVRYERVKDYWGKDLPVNRGFYNFDVMTTDYFRDNTVALEALKAGQFDYWLEMTAKNWANAYNIPAVTEGRLVKELIPNGNPTGMQGFVFNLRRPVFQDVRVRQALGLLLDFEWTNKQLFNSAYVRTRSYFENSEMAATGLPDADQLAILDPFRRQLPAQVFSEAFENPKTDASGMIRLQQREAYQLLQEAGWKIVDDKMVDTTGKPVVIEFLLAQTEFERVLLPFKRNLADLGIDLVIRRVDVSQYVNRVRSRDFDMIVGSFPQSNSPGNEQREFWMSAAADKPSSRNSMGLKDPIVDQLVESLINADSRKSLVAHARALDRVLQWGYYVIPNWHIKTWRVAYWNHIGHPKVSPKYDIGINTWWVKPDTKPAVEVQTQLQADPVGTE